The genomic region GCCGCGGCGATATGCTCCTCGCGCCCGCCATATACTTCGGAACGGAACGTGTACTGCGGGCCGGAATTGACATTCACGTAATGATTGGAACATGTCTTCCCATCGATCGTCCATTCAATGTGGAGAAATCCCTCTGCTTTCGGAATATCACCAAGCACGGCCGAGCCGTTCGCGTCGACGGAGAAGTCACCCGCGGCGACGGCGGTATTCGCCGCATCCATGACCTTCCATGTCCCGGCAGCTTTTTTCAGCGTATCGTTCACCGCGACAAGCTCGCGCTTCACACCATCTTCTCTCACCATGAGACACACCGGCTCCTGCGCGCGTTTGATGTACTCATAGGCTATCTTTTTCTCGAAATAATAATCCACTATCGCGTCGGAGAACTGCGGCCAGCAGTCTATCATATTCCACCAGATGATGCCGGTCTTCTTCGGCTTCCGCGACCGGAAATGCTCGATAAAATATTTCTTCGCCTCCGCCTGTGTTATCTGCGATGCGAGTATGAAATCATCGATATTATCCATGTCGACCGAATCGCCGAAGAGATGGCGGACCTGATCGCGCATGAGATAGTTGCGCTTCCCCATCGACGAATTTTCCGTATCGACGAAATTCGCTGCATGGATTATCCATTCATTATTGTTATACGATCCCCACACCTTCTCTTTCGAGAGGAATCGCTCCATGCTCTTCTTCGCCGGCATGCCGTGATAGCCGATCTCGCTCGCGAACACCGCGGTATTCTTCGCATAGAAATCCGCCTTGAAATAACCTCGCGGACCCCAGAGATGCTGCTCCGGGGTGTCATCCATGCGCCGTTCATGATAGAGCACATCGGGTATGAACGGCGAGCTTGGCAGGTACGAACGGAAATGATCATACTGCACGACCGCCTCCTTGAGGACGCGGCGGGAGATGATATTGTCCGAGGGCTGTACCGACGGAACGCTGTATCGCCACGCGAGAAAGGCATCGATCTCATTATCACCGGCCCAGAGCGCTATCGACGGATGATGGCGGAGCTTTTTAATGATGCATGCCGCTTCGTCCTCTATGATGCGGCGGAACTTCTCGTGCTGGGGATACATCGCGCAGCCGAGCATGAAATCCTGCCAGACAAGTATGCCGTAGTCGTCGCAAAGGTCGTAGAACGTATCGCTCTCATAGACACTGCCGCCCCAGACGCGGACGATGTTACAGTGCGTATCGCGGAACATGCCGAGTATCTTCGGGATGCGCTCCTCATCACATGCGTGAAGCGCATCGACGGGCACCCAATTGCTCCCGCGAGCCATTATAGGAACGCCGTTACAGATGAAGCCGAAACGGCTTTTTGAAGTGTCGACGGTATCGCAGTTGAAATCGAGCGTAAGCACACGGAGGCCTGCGCGCGTCTTCCATGCATCGACCTCTTTCCCATCGCGCAGAAGCC from Spirochaetota bacterium harbors:
- a CDS encoding sugar-binding domain-containing protein → MRTIPLTSEWSLSFAHPGTGKKHSISASVPGNSAIDIMREKIIPDLYIGANTLAAQDWERTDITYTCEFTAPKIASAERLEIVFEGIDTVADISVNGKAVASVENMYIPHAIDVTDEVRSGKNTLTVHIKNVIDFAAARMKAWGTTSLEMGHFWDKTPLYVRKAQHMFGWDIAPRILFGGIWRPVYFRIRCEEEILPDDFYLGTRSINASGGRAEIEISFGCSIAPTVSAGRYEIDITGVCAESTFTVRMKLLSPYGKWYASVMKPKLWWPAGYGEQNVYAVAVRLLRDGKEVDAWKTRAGLRVLTLDFNCDTVDTSKSRFGFICNGVPIMARGSNWVPVDALHACDEERIPKILGMFRDTHCNIVRVWGGSVYESDTFYDLCDDYGILVWQDFMLGCAMYPQHEKFRRIIEDEAACIIKKLRHHPSIALWAGDNEIDAFLAWRYSVPSVQPSDNIISRRVLKEAVVQYDHFRSYLPSSPFIPDVLYHERRMDDTPEQHLWGPRGYFKADFYAKNTAVFASEIGYHGMPAKKSMERFLSKEKVWGSYNNNEWIIHAANFVDTENSSMGKRNYLMRDQVRHLFGDSVDMDNIDDFILASQITQAEAKKYFIEHFRSRKPKKTGIIWWNMIDCWPQFSDAIVDYYFEKKIAYEYIKRAQEPVCLMVREDGVKRELVAVNDTLKKAAGTWKVMDAANTAVAAGDFSVDANGSAVLGDIPKAEGFLHIEWTIDGKTCSNHYVNVNSGPQYTFRSEVYGGREEHIAAAWDFSEYRTVMRSLIDEKNGIE